Proteins from one Malania oleifera isolate guangnan ecotype guangnan chromosome 4, ASM2987363v1, whole genome shotgun sequence genomic window:
- the LOC131154345 gene encoding protein IDA, producing MMVSSSKSMHVSFNLLCFLPLLLLLITSNHCAAAGRPEKAGTPAQEGGSANPAAVHLKLYQHRKLGMASPYRGTVFNFFPKGSPIPPSGPSKRHNSEEDSAPEN from the coding sequence ATGATGGTTTCTTCTTCCAAATCCATGCATGTTTCCTTCAACCTCCTCTGTTTCCTACCTCTCCTTTTGCTCTTAATTACCAGCAATCACTGCGCCGCCGCGGGTCGGCCGGAAAAAGCGGGGACGCCGGCGCAGGAGGGAGGGTCTGCGAACCCCGCGGCGGTGCATTTGAAGCTTTACCAACACAGGAAGCTCGGAATGGCTTCTCCGTACAGAGGCACGGTGTTCAACTTTTTCCCAAAGGGAAGTCCCATTCCACCCTCTGGTCCTTCCAAGAGGCACAACTCAGAGGAGGACTCTGCGCCTGAAAATTGA